The sequence aaccaatggTTTGGGCAGTAAAGTAGTTGATCTGTTACGTGTAGGGACAATGGCGGACTAAAATACCTTCAATCATTTGCTGATGATTTTTCCTAACCTGACTACAGCCGGATGTAGGAACTATTTATATGGGGACCGTCTCTGTCGGGACAACAAGAGGCACTGGACCAGAGAGGAAACGCTTcagtttgcaccccccccccgtcatctTTTCGGCGGTGGACATCAACACAATGCTCTTCTATATCGAGTATGGGGACTCTCAGGATGACGGAAACCAGCCTTTGCAGAACCTGGTGCCGGAGACACGCGAGCTTGTTTTGGTAACCGGACGTGAAATGGCGGAAGCGCGGGCGTTAGGAGGCGACCGCGCGACCGCTCCGTTTCCCACCGAGGATCGCGAGTGCAAAGTCTGCTACAGCCGCTATGACTTGGACCGCCACGCTCCCAAAGTACTGGACTGCTTGCACACGTTCTGCCAGGAGTGCCTCAGTAGTCTCCACTTCCGGGAGGGCGGAGGCTGGAGAGTCGGTTGGCCCCTCTGCCGCCGTCGCACCCCGGTGCCGGAGTACCAGGTTCGAAACCTCCCCGACAACGTCGGAGTGTTAGCCGAGACCGCCCCGGACCGCCTGCCCCCGGACGGCCCGGCTGCTGACTGCGCTCCCGCTGCGCATGCGCAGGCGTCGGCCGCGGACGCGCAGGAGCGCACGGGGAGCGGTCAGGCGTGCATGCGGGTTGCGTTAGCCACGGGTTGCGCTTGCGCCatcctctccttcctctcctcgCTTCTCCTGTTGTTCACGGGCCTCATCTTGGTGCACAATTTCAACAGTCCCCCGTCGCCGATCGGCCCCGTCTGCTTGTCCGTGGCAAGCGTGCTCGCCATGTTCTCAGTGATCCTCACTTGGTTAGCGTGCTGGCTGCAACACAGGCGCGAAACCGAAACGGGGCATCCAAGCACTACTTCATCTAATGCCATTAGGAGAAACGCAACATCCACCTCCCCGGCGCGACCCGTCCCTCCGCTCCTCTGTTGATGTTGGACCAGTCATCCCGGGTTAACATGAGCCCATGACCGCCAAAGGCAGGCGCAGCCAGGAACCCGTTCTCCACAAGGGGGGTGGAGGGGTCGAAAAATATGTTTATCATCAACATGCGGCACGTTATAGCCCTTGTAAGCTGCGCTGACGTTAAACGATAAGTGACAAGCAGCCGCAAAAGAGAACTGGAAACGCCGCGTTATTGGTTGGACAGccaaccccccccacacccccaccccgcccccacccccgctTTGACAGGTCCTTGGAAAATGACTCGAGACGCCTGGGTTATTAATAAAGGAAAAACATCCAGGATTCTCATTTTCCCGGCGAAGGCATCCAGTTGTCACCTTCACGTCGTTATGCTCCGAAAGCGATGCTGCTCCGTTGGTCCTTCACCCTTCCAAGTCCTGCAGCAAGACCTTCTCGCAGCAGGGTCTGCGGCGGTCACGTGACGTGTTGCGAAAGTCTGCGTATGTCGTTGACCGGCTCGTGATAACATCACTGAGCCGACGCTGCGCTCAGAATCACGCAGCGTGACGAGCACCGGAAACAAATGTAATCAATGTCACTTCCTTGATGAGTATCTCTTACTGTATATTCCCTTTTATGGTACCCCGAAATATGATGGGGATACCGTGTGCACCCGCAGAGCCGCTATCCCTTCTGACCTGTCACCGCTTTTGCATGCATGGCAGTGAGTAAGTAGACCCGGTGAGGGTCCTCTGCGGAAACAGTCACACTTTACTCttgttggcacacacacacacacacacacacataaagtgtcttagtaaggcggTGTTGCTCCACCAGCAGCCTCCAGAACAGCCTCAGCGCTCCTTGTCATGGATTCTACAagtgtctgaactctactggagggatggacaccattcttctagGAGACAGTCCCCCATCCGGCGTTCTGATGGTGGTGGGGGAGAGCCCCGTCTAACACGCCGGTCCTAAACctgccataggtgttcaactgggttgagagctGGTGACCGTGAAGGCCacggcatatgatttacatcacgtGCATCCCCATCAAACCATTCAGGGACCCCTcgcgccctgtggatgggggcacggTCACCCTGGAGgagacccctcccatcaggatggacatgtctcatcataggataaagggatcactcagaataactttgtattgatctgcAGTGACCCCTTCCCTCGAAGGtcacaagtggacccaaaccatgccagaaaaatgcccccccccccacacacacacaatataacaGAGACCCCGGACCCCCTGACTGTAGGGGTCACACATTCAGATTCTCCTTTAATTTGTCAGCTGTCTGTATATG is a genomic window of Lampris incognitus isolate fLamInc1 chromosome 14, fLamInc1.hap2, whole genome shotgun sequence containing:
- the LOC130124452 gene encoding E3 ubiquitin-protein ligase RNF186-like, with amino-acid sequence MAEARALGGDRATAPFPTEDRECKVCYSRYDLDRHAPKVLDCLHTFCQECLSSLHFREGGGWRVGWPLCRRRTPVPEYQVRNLPDNVGVLAETAPDRLPPDGPAADCAPAAHAQASAADAQERTGSGQACMRVALATGCACAILSFLSSLLLLFTGLILVHNFNSPPSPIGPVCLSVASVLAMFSVILTWLACWLQHRRETETGHPSTTSSNAIRRNATSTSPARPVPPLLC